A DNA window from Streptomyces bacillaris contains the following coding sequences:
- a CDS encoding coiled-coil domain-containing protein, whose amino-acid sequence MYELSRVRLYSIGPAGARYADTVLDLRGVGEPVPSPAPAQAEFFEDEPVGPPRRPAPAGVLFLENGGGKSVLLKLIFSVMLPGHRNTLGGASSGVLRKFLLADDCGHVALEWQHTLTGECVVVGKVSEWRGRQVSNDPRKFAEAWYSFRPGPGLSLDSLPVAEATAVGRPAEGVSGARGRRRTMKGFRDALVDAGKFYQHLDVHWEEIHDRWNEHLGDLGLDPELFRYQREMNADEGEAAGLFAVKKDSDFTDLLLRAVTDTRDTDGLADLVSGFGNKLGRRAELTAERDFTAGSVDLLGRIVEATGARARARDIHAAAERRTRTLARRLSARAAEERGRTAELAERVTAAAHTVTEAETARGRRSLIAAELAYRHASLALAGAEKSAAAGRKELAEARTLHAAWQAAEAVLRHRAAADRSARVAAAIREAERDAAPALAARATAAADLVRALHLAAEDGERVANEQEERAETLQATGERAHRDATTAATEAQRARSEAGHLRQRLAEVEQETGEAVRAGWLDNTAPDADPARAALAASDAEQAAVAAWDTAREAARTAADQAREAAAAESRAELAAARAADGAKAAEQSYEDELRAAASIAADPRLADLLGLPTGPGVPHPRREAADEPSAPDRGAPSRTASQGDDGTGASPAEEAPDSAVALADQPAPAHQPLSAEEFDRSADELRELLDQSVAAAERRLFDLRTAAADDARILGALGEGGLLPPGPDVLATVEYLGEHGIPALPGWRYLAQAVDPADHAAVLAARPELVDGVVITDPDAHTRAREVLGSAALLPRSAVAVGTAAALLAPVPDPATGSDAQHDGVFLVPPNPAMHDENAADEERHALRSRAAARDEDIRTLAARLSGDRALAARIGSWRADCPPGMLAELAEAAATARTAAQSAEAALAEARTARAEADEAAADTARVRDERQEAAQRARRVADALAGLAHRLRERARWQVRLRELADEAAEAEARAAVCLDLARSADEDRRAAQRAGDDARRTARALRAERAEIAGAPETLPEPDATKPRTALPTLREAYRAASQLYEKVGVGADLRAEQARAESDESAALAELDRLTNKVRTRAAQLLEGTDGADGPSRQAAAARAESHVQLLETRASTASEQLGRFRGEAERLAPDDERPHHTELPDELVPADAEQAQAFLRTATAELAAATAALETARAAHSELLHAHRTAEDSAGGFDETAALLRDLLRDHGTEEATEAPEPYPGTLEEARHSAAEARRSLRGCATDLSAAESAVREASDVLVRHANSTRYEQVRTPARQQIRELPASALPEHAQKWADAFAPRLRVLTDELVQLERNRDSIVDRLRGLVESALATLRSAQRLSQLPEGLGEWSGQEFLRIRFEEPDQATLTERLGEVIDEATRAALKKNSDLRRDGMSLLLRGVEAALRPKGIAVEILKPDAVLRAERVPVGQMGDVFSGGQLLTAAIALYCTMAALRSNDRGRDRHRHAGTLFLDNPIGRANATYLLELQRAVSDALGVQLLYTTGLFDTTALAEFPLVIRLRNDADLRAGLKYISVEEHLRPGLPQQDPEGETVHGEITATRMFKRSAPQSEEPQPQSEA is encoded by the coding sequence ATGTACGAGTTGTCCCGGGTCCGCCTCTACTCCATCGGGCCTGCCGGTGCGCGCTACGCCGACACCGTCCTCGACCTGCGCGGCGTCGGTGAACCCGTCCCCAGCCCGGCCCCCGCGCAGGCGGAGTTCTTCGAGGACGAGCCGGTCGGCCCGCCGCGCCGCCCCGCCCCGGCGGGTGTGCTCTTCCTGGAGAACGGCGGCGGCAAGTCCGTCCTGCTGAAGCTGATCTTCTCGGTGATGCTCCCCGGCCACCGCAACACCCTCGGCGGCGCCAGCTCCGGCGTGCTCCGCAAGTTCCTGCTCGCGGACGACTGCGGCCATGTCGCCCTGGAGTGGCAGCACACCCTGACCGGCGAATGCGTCGTCGTGGGCAAGGTCAGCGAGTGGCGCGGGCGGCAGGTCTCCAACGACCCCCGGAAGTTCGCGGAGGCGTGGTACTCCTTCCGCCCCGGCCCCGGGCTCAGCCTGGACAGCCTGCCCGTCGCGGAGGCCACCGCCGTCGGCCGCCCCGCCGAAGGGGTCTCCGGCGCCCGGGGCAGGCGCCGCACCATGAAGGGGTTCCGCGACGCCCTGGTGGACGCGGGCAAGTTCTACCAGCACCTCGACGTGCACTGGGAAGAGATCCACGACCGCTGGAACGAACACCTCGGTGACCTCGGACTCGACCCCGAACTCTTCCGCTACCAGCGCGAGATGAACGCCGACGAGGGCGAGGCCGCCGGGCTCTTCGCGGTCAAGAAGGACTCCGACTTCACCGACCTGCTGCTCCGCGCCGTCACCGACACCCGCGACACCGACGGCCTGGCCGACCTGGTCAGCGGCTTCGGCAACAAGCTGGGCCGCCGCGCCGAGCTGACCGCCGAACGCGACTTCACCGCGGGCTCCGTGGACCTCCTCGGCCGGATCGTCGAGGCCACCGGCGCCCGCGCCCGCGCCCGCGACATCCACGCCGCAGCCGAGCGCCGCACCCGCACCCTGGCCCGCCGCCTCTCCGCCCGCGCCGCCGAGGAGCGCGGCCGCACCGCCGAGCTGGCCGAGCGGGTCACCGCCGCCGCCCACACCGTCACCGAGGCCGAGACCGCCCGCGGCCGCCGCTCCCTGATCGCCGCCGAACTCGCCTACCGCCACGCCTCCCTGGCCCTCGCCGGAGCCGAGAAGAGCGCGGCCGCCGGACGCAAGGAGCTGGCCGAGGCCCGTACACTGCACGCCGCCTGGCAGGCAGCCGAGGCCGTCCTGCGCCACCGCGCCGCCGCCGACCGCTCCGCCAGGGTCGCCGCCGCCATCCGCGAGGCCGAGCGCGACGCCGCCCCCGCCCTCGCCGCCCGCGCCACCGCCGCCGCCGATCTCGTACGGGCGCTGCACCTCGCCGCCGAGGACGGCGAGCGCGTCGCCAACGAGCAGGAGGAGCGCGCCGAGACCCTCCAGGCGACCGGCGAGCGCGCCCACCGCGACGCCACCACCGCCGCCACCGAGGCCCAGCGCGCCCGCAGCGAGGCCGGCCATCTGCGCCAGCGCCTCGCGGAGGTCGAGCAGGAGACCGGCGAGGCCGTCCGGGCCGGGTGGCTCGACAACACGGCCCCCGACGCCGACCCGGCCCGCGCCGCCCTCGCCGCCAGCGACGCCGAACAGGCCGCCGTCGCCGCCTGGGACACCGCCCGCGAGGCCGCCCGCACCGCCGCCGACCAGGCCCGTGAGGCGGCCGCCGCCGAGAGCCGCGCCGAACTGGCCGCCGCCCGCGCCGCCGACGGGGCCAAGGCGGCGGAGCAGAGTTACGAGGACGAGCTGAGGGCCGCCGCCTCCATCGCCGCCGACCCGCGCCTCGCGGACCTGCTCGGCCTGCCCACCGGCCCGGGCGTCCCGCACCCCCGCCGGGAAGCGGCCGACGAGCCGTCCGCACCGGACCGGGGTGCCCCCTCCCGTACGGCTTCGCAGGGCGACGACGGCACCGGAGCGAGCCCGGCGGAGGAGGCCCCGGACAGCGCGGTCGCCCTGGCCGACCAGCCCGCCCCCGCCCACCAGCCGCTCAGCGCCGAGGAGTTCGACCGCAGCGCCGACGAACTGCGCGAGCTGCTCGACCAGTCCGTCGCCGCCGCCGAGCGCCGCCTCTTCGACCTGCGCACCGCCGCCGCCGACGACGCCCGCATCCTCGGCGCCCTCGGTGAGGGCGGGCTGCTGCCCCCGGGCCCCGACGTCCTCGCCACGGTCGAATATCTGGGTGAGCACGGCATCCCCGCCCTGCCCGGCTGGCGTTATCTCGCCCAGGCCGTCGACCCGGCCGACCACGCCGCCGTCCTCGCCGCCCGCCCGGAGCTGGTCGACGGCGTCGTCATCACCGACCCCGACGCCCACACCCGCGCCCGCGAAGTCCTGGGCAGCGCGGCCCTGTTGCCCCGCTCGGCCGTCGCCGTCGGCACCGCCGCCGCCCTCCTCGCCCCCGTCCCGGACCCGGCCACCGGCTCCGACGCCCAGCACGACGGTGTCTTCCTCGTCCCCCCGAACCCGGCCATGCACGACGAGAACGCCGCCGACGAGGAGCGTCACGCCCTGCGGTCCCGCGCCGCCGCCCGCGACGAGGACATCCGGACGCTCGCCGCCCGGCTCTCCGGCGACCGCGCCCTCGCCGCCCGCATCGGCTCCTGGCGCGCCGACTGCCCGCCCGGCATGCTCGCGGAGCTGGCCGAGGCCGCCGCCACCGCGCGTACGGCCGCCCAGAGTGCCGAAGCCGCCCTCGCGGAGGCCCGTACCGCTCGCGCCGAGGCGGACGAGGCCGCCGCCGACACCGCCCGCGTCCGCGACGAGCGCCAGGAGGCCGCCCAGCGCGCCCGCCGGGTCGCCGACGCGCTGGCCGGGCTCGCACACCGGCTGCGGGAGCGGGCCCGCTGGCAGGTCCGCCTCCGCGAACTGGCCGACGAGGCCGCCGAGGCCGAGGCCCGCGCCGCCGTCTGCCTGGACCTGGCCCGCTCCGCCGACGAGGACCGCCGGGCCGCCCAGCGCGCCGGGGACGACGCCCGCCGCACCGCCCGCGCCCTGCGCGCCGAACGCGCCGAGATCGCCGGGGCCCCGGAGACCCTCCCGGAGCCCGACGCGACCAAACCCCGCACGGCGCTGCCCACCCTCCGCGAGGCCTACCGGGCCGCATCCCAGCTGTACGAGAAGGTCGGCGTCGGCGCCGACCTCCGCGCCGAGCAGGCCCGCGCCGAGAGCGACGAGAGCGCCGCCCTCGCGGAGCTGGACCGGCTCACCAACAAGGTCCGCACCCGCGCCGCCCAGCTCCTGGAAGGCACCGACGGCGCCGACGGCCCCTCCCGCCAGGCGGCGGCCGCCCGCGCCGAGTCCCACGTACAGCTCCTGGAGACCCGGGCCTCCACCGCCAGCGAGCAACTGGGCCGGTTCCGGGGCGAGGCCGAGCGGCTGGCCCCCGACGACGAGCGGCCGCACCACACCGAGCTGCCCGACGAACTGGTCCCCGCCGACGCCGAACAGGCCCAGGCCTTCCTGCGGACGGCCACCGCCGAGCTGGCCGCCGCCACCGCAGCCCTGGAGACCGCCCGCGCCGCCCACAGCGAGCTGCTCCACGCCCACCGCACCGCCGAGGACTCCGCAGGCGGCTTCGACGAGACCGCCGCCCTCCTGCGCGACCTGCTCCGCGACCACGGTACGGAGGAGGCCACCGAGGCCCCCGAGCCGTACCCGGGCACCCTGGAGGAGGCCCGGCACTCCGCCGCCGAGGCCCGCCGCTCCCTGCGCGGCTGCGCCACCGACCTCTCGGCCGCCGAGAGCGCCGTACGGGAAGCGAGCGACGTCCTCGTACGGCACGCCAACTCCACCCGCTACGAGCAGGTCCGCACCCCGGCCCGCCAGCAGATCCGCGAACTGCCCGCGTCGGCGCTCCCGGAGCACGCCCAGAAGTGGGCCGACGCCTTCGCCCCCCGGCTCCGCGTCCTCACCGACGAGCTGGTCCAGCTGGAGCGCAACCGCGACTCCATCGTCGACCGGCTGCGCGGCCTGGTGGAGTCGGCCCTCGCCACGCTCCGCTCCGCCCAGCGGCTCTCGCAGCTCCCCGAGGGGCTGGGGGAGTGGTCGGGACAGGAATTCCTCCGGATCCGGTTCGAGGAGCCCGACCAGGCCACCTTGACCGAGCGCCTCGGTGAGGTCATCGACGAGGCGACGCGCGCCGCCCTCAAGAAGAACTCCGACCTGCGCCGGGACGGCATGTCCCTGCTGCTGCGGGGCGTCGAGGCGGCTCTGCGGCCCAAGGGCATCGCCGTGGAGATCCTCAAGCCGGACGCGGTGCTCCGCGCCGAGCGGGTCCCGGTCGGGCAGATGGGCGACGTCTTCTCCGGCGGCCAGCTGCTCACCGCCGCCATCGCCCTCTACTGCACGATGGCGGCGCTGCGCAGCAACGACCGGGGCCGCGACCGCCACCGGCACGCCGGCACGCTGTTCCTGGACAACCCGATCGGCCGGGCCAACGCCACGTATCTGCTGGAACTCCAGCGCGCGGTCTCCGACGCGCTGGGCGTCCAGTTGCTCTACACGACCGGCCTCTTCGACACGACCGCGCTCGCCGAATTCCCGCTGGTCATCCGCCTGCGTAACGACGCGGACCTGCGGGCCGGGCTGAAGTACATCAGCGTGGAGGAGCACCTGCGCCCCGGGCTGCCCCAGCAGGACCCGGAGGGCGAGACGGTCCACGGCGAGATCACGGCGACCCGCATGTTCAAGCGGAGCGCACCGCAGAGCGAGGAGCCGCAGCCGCAGTCGGAGGCGTGA
- a CDS encoding sensor histidine kinase encodes MRFRGKSIRRKIVALLLVPLVSLTGLWGLATYVTGRQAAELINVGNTVEKVAGPLEEAVRTVQAERRQTLVFLADPRASDALPLLLSRRADTDRIVAEVKESAGQSDVREALEPESRTRLDAILTAVDGLGSLRESVEKRTIGRAKALDFYNGLVDPAYRFLNGLHTTKNGSLDKEMRALVGISRAREMLSREDALVASGLITGRFTTAELRQISGLVAQRQLLYDVSLENLPAAERRRVEQFWSSPDAEPLRTAEDALIAAGPTKRPGAVDTARWQEVAPPVLDRLAADSTEMSDRFQDRAEPAGYRVLAQAGVAGVLGFLALIVSIFVSVRIGRELVRDLSRLRKDAHEVSGVRLPSVMRRLAAGEQVDVETEAPHLTYDRDEIGQVGQALNTLQRAAVEAAVKQADMRRGVSEVFVNLARRNQVLLHRQLTLLDAMERRTENSDELADLFRLDHLTTRMRRHAEGLVILSGAAPSRQWRKPIQLMDVVRAAVAEVEDYERIEVRRLPRIGVGGPAVADLTHLIAELLENATVFSPPHTAVQVHGERVSNGFTLEIHDRGLGMPPEVLLDANLRLAETPDFELSDTDRLGLFVVSRLAQRQNVRVSLQKSPYGGTTAVVFIPAALLTEAPDTHGTGFRLDRRAERAIGSGRGADAGRKAEGTAPSGGDRRANGRSAVLSPVPTGLTGPAVLDGPVELEAPIGPLDLAGDPLDRASDPALDPALGPVLDGVSDLEDTESERGGIFRARDLRREDGRDPFHDDGRGTRHGEGRGTRRKDDDRDGRGPNREDEVWEARRDQHQQARDHDGEGRKAEVRPMRPKGPVPLPRRTPPTLVTDRGRRVDDQAPDAPADEPPATAPRTPTGPVAHTTPWAARAARRNPVPLTAPEPPHTPEPPRTTTEARPGTAPDTVGGLPRRVRQASLAPQLREDSADRTPYRAPAETVDDFDRDADEVRNRMASLQRGWQRGRRQNAEDAAGPEGTAPGTTPGGDGR; translated from the coding sequence ATGCGCTTTCGCGGGAAGTCCATCCGCAGGAAGATCGTGGCGTTGCTGCTGGTGCCGCTCGTCTCCCTCACGGGCCTCTGGGGCCTGGCCACCTACGTCACCGGCCGCCAGGCGGCCGAGCTGATCAACGTCGGCAACACCGTCGAGAAGGTCGCCGGACCCCTGGAGGAGGCGGTCCGCACCGTCCAGGCCGAGCGCCGTCAGACCCTCGTCTTCCTGGCCGATCCCCGCGCCTCCGACGCCCTGCCCCTCCTGCTGAGCCGGCGCGCCGACACCGACCGAATCGTGGCCGAGGTCAAGGAGAGCGCCGGGCAGAGCGACGTCCGCGAGGCGCTGGAACCCGAGTCCCGCACCCGTCTCGACGCGATCCTGACCGCAGTCGACGGACTGGGCTCGCTGCGCGAATCGGTCGAGAAGCGCACCATCGGCCGGGCGAAGGCGCTGGACTTCTACAACGGCCTCGTCGACCCCGCGTACCGTTTCCTCAATGGTCTCCACACCACGAAGAACGGTTCACTGGACAAGGAGATGCGGGCGCTGGTCGGGATATCCCGGGCCCGCGAGATGCTGTCGCGGGAGGACGCCCTCGTCGCCTCCGGCCTCATCACGGGCCGCTTCACCACCGCCGAACTCCGCCAGATATCCGGCCTGGTGGCCCAGCGCCAACTGCTGTACGACGTCAGCCTGGAGAACCTCCCCGCCGCCGAACGCCGCCGCGTCGAACAGTTCTGGAGCAGCCCGGACGCCGAACCGCTGCGCACCGCCGAGGACGCCCTGATCGCCGCCGGACCCACCAAGCGCCCGGGCGCCGTCGACACCGCACGCTGGCAGGAAGTCGCCCCGCCCGTCCTCGACCGGCTCGCGGCCGACTCCACGGAGATGAGCGACCGCTTCCAGGACCGTGCGGAACCGGCCGGCTACCGGGTCCTCGCCCAGGCCGGGGTCGCCGGAGTCCTCGGCTTCCTGGCCCTGATCGTCTCGATCTTCGTCTCCGTACGCATCGGCCGTGAGCTGGTCCGCGACCTCTCCCGGCTCCGCAAGGACGCCCACGAGGTCTCCGGCGTCCGGCTGCCGAGCGTCATGCGCCGACTGGCCGCCGGTGAGCAGGTCGACGTCGAGACCGAGGCCCCGCACCTCACCTACGACCGCGACGAGATCGGCCAGGTCGGCCAGGCGCTCAACACCCTCCAGCGCGCCGCCGTCGAGGCCGCCGTCAAGCAGGCGGACATGCGGCGCGGCGTCTCCGAGGTCTTCGTCAACCTCGCCCGCCGCAACCAGGTCCTCCTGCACCGCCAGCTCACCCTGCTGGACGCGATGGAGCGCCGCACCGAGAACAGCGACGAACTGGCCGACCTGTTCCGCCTGGACCACCTCACCACCCGCATGCGCCGCCACGCCGAGGGGCTCGTGATCCTCTCCGGCGCCGCCCCCTCCCGCCAGTGGCGCAAGCCGATCCAGCTCATGGACGTCGTACGGGCCGCCGTCGCCGAGGTCGAGGACTACGAGCGCATCGAGGTCAGGCGGCTGCCCCGGATCGGCGTGGGCGGCCCCGCCGTCGCCGACCTCACCCACCTCATCGCCGAACTCCTGGAGAACGCCACCGTCTTCTCACCCCCGCACACCGCGGTCCAGGTGCACGGCGAACGCGTCTCCAACGGCTTCACCCTCGAAATCCACGACCGAGGCCTCGGTATGCCCCCCGAGGTCCTGCTCGACGCCAACCTGAGGCTCGCGGAGACCCCCGACTTCGAGCTCTCCGACACCGACCGCCTCGGCCTCTTCGTGGTCAGCCGCCTCGCCCAGCGCCAGAACGTCCGGGTCTCCCTGCAGAAATCGCCGTACGGAGGCACCACCGCGGTCGTCTTCATCCCCGCCGCCCTCCTCACCGAGGCCCCCGACACCCACGGCACCGGCTTCCGGCTCGACCGCCGGGCCGAACGGGCGATCGGCAGCGGCCGGGGAGCCGACGCGGGCCGGAAGGCGGAGGGCACCGCGCCGTCGGGCGGGGACCGCAGGGCCAACGGCAGGTCCGCCGTCCTCTCCCCGGTCCCCACCGGCCTCACCGGTCCGGCGGTGCTCGACGGCCCGGTCGAACTGGAGGCCCCGATCGGCCCCCTTGACCTCGCCGGCGACCCGCTGGACCGAGCCTCCGACCCGGCCCTGGACCCCGCTCTGGGACCGGTGCTCGACGGGGTCTCCGACCTGGAGGACACCGAGAGCGAGCGCGGCGGCATCTTCCGCGCCCGCGACCTGCGCCGCGAGGACGGCCGCGACCCGTTCCACGACGACGGCAGGGGCACGCGCCACGGCGAGGGCAGGGGCACGCGCCGCAAGGACGACGACCGGGACGGACGGGGCCCGAACCGCGAGGACGAGGTCTGGGAGGCGCGCCGCGACCAGCACCAGCAGGCCCGCGACCACGACGGCGAAGGCCGCAAGGCGGAGGTCCGCCCGATGCGCCCCAAGGGCCCCGTGCCGCTGCCGCGCCGTACGCCGCCGACCCTGGTCACCGACCGGGGCCGCCGCGTGGACGACCAGGCCCCGGACGCCCCCGCCGACGAGCCGCCCGCCACCGCGCCCCGCACCCCGACCGGCCCGGTCGCGCACACCACCCCCTGGGCCGCCCGTGCCGCCCGGCGCAACCCCGTACCGCTCACCGCACCCGAGCCGCCGCACACCCCGGAACCACCTCGCACCACCACCGAGGCCAGACCCGGCACCGCCCCCGACACCGTGGGCGGCCTGCCCCGGCGGGTCCGGCAGGCCAGCCTCGCCCCCCAGCTCCGTGAGGACTCCGCCGACCGGACTCCGTACCGGGCGCCCGCCGAGACGGTCGACGACTTCGACCGGGACGCGGACGAAGTACGCAATCGCATGGCATCACTCCAGCGCGGCTGGCAGCGCGGTCGTCGGCAGAACGCCGAGGACGCGGCCGGCCCCGAGGGAACAGCACCAGGAACCACTCCGGGAGGGGACGGTCGATGA
- a CDS encoding roadblock/LC7 domain-containing protein: MTAPNAAAPNSARQGSGELNWLLDELVQRVASIRKALVLSSDGLATGASQDLTREDSEHLAAVASGFHSLAKGVGRHFEAGRVRQTVVELDEAFLFVTAAGDGSCLAVLADADSDVGQVAYEMTLMVKRVGAHLANAPRTTGQPAGG; the protein is encoded by the coding sequence ATGACCGCACCGAACGCCGCAGCACCCAACTCCGCACGCCAGGGCTCGGGCGAACTCAACTGGCTGCTGGACGAGCTCGTCCAGCGCGTCGCCAGCATCCGCAAGGCGCTGGTGCTCTCCAGCGACGGGCTGGCCACCGGCGCCTCGCAGGACCTGACCCGGGAGGACAGCGAGCATCTGGCCGCCGTCGCCTCCGGGTTCCACAGCCTCGCCAAGGGGGTGGGACGCCACTTCGAGGCGGGCCGAGTCCGCCAGACCGTCGTCGAACTCGACGAGGCGTTCCTCTTCGTCACGGCGGCCGGGGACGGCAGCTGTCTCGCCGTGCTGGCCGACGCGGACTCCGACGTGGGCCAGGTGGCGTACGAGATGACACTCATGGTCAAGCGTGTGGGGGCCCACCTGGCCAACGCCCCGCGGACGACCGGTCAGCCCGCCGGAGGGTGA
- a CDS encoding DUF742 domain-containing protein has translation MSADSPRDPAPGFGTDGGAGSPDALSAATADPQSSRWYDAEAGPVVRPYAMTRGRTSSASRHRLDLIALVVPEPAAEDPGRDQTLSPEHVTIVELCSDAPQSIAELAAELDLPVGVVRVLVGDLVEDELVHVTRPVPPAELPDVNILREVINGLRAL, from the coding sequence ATGAGCGCTGACTCCCCCCGCGACCCGGCCCCCGGCTTCGGCACGGACGGCGGAGCCGGGAGCCCCGACGCCCTGTCGGCGGCCACCGCCGACCCTCAGTCCTCGCGCTGGTACGACGCGGAGGCCGGCCCCGTGGTCCGCCCGTACGCCATGACCCGGGGTCGCACCAGCAGCGCGTCCCGGCACCGGCTCGACCTCATCGCGCTCGTCGTGCCCGAACCGGCGGCCGAGGACCCCGGCCGGGACCAGACGCTCTCGCCCGAACACGTCACCATCGTCGAACTCTGCAGCGACGCGCCCCAGTCGATCGCCGAACTCGCCGCCGAACTCGACCTCCCGGTAGGGGTGGTACGGGTCCTGGTGGGCGATCTCGTCGAGGACGAGCTGGTGCACGTCACCCGCCCCGTTCCGCCGGCCGAACTGCCGGACGTGAACATTCTCCGTGAGGTGATCAATGGCCTTCGGGCGCTCTAG
- a CDS encoding GTP-binding protein: MAFGRSSRAKQRPVEPITLKILVAGGFGVGKTTAVGAVSEIRPLRTEERLTEAGRPVDDLAGVESKTTTTVAMDFGRITLREDLVLYLFGTPGQDRFWFLWDELAQGALGAVVLADTRRLEDCFAAVDYFERRRIPFTVAVNCFEGAGRFPAQTVRAALDLDPEVPVLLCDARDRASVRDVLVAVVEHALERAARDRPPVAT, encoded by the coding sequence ATGGCCTTCGGGCGCTCTAGCCGCGCCAAGCAGCGGCCCGTCGAGCCCATCACCCTGAAGATCCTGGTGGCGGGAGGCTTCGGGGTGGGCAAGACGACCGCGGTCGGCGCGGTCAGCGAGATCCGGCCCCTGCGCACCGAGGAACGCCTCACCGAGGCGGGCCGTCCGGTCGACGACCTCGCGGGCGTCGAGTCCAAGACGACCACCACGGTCGCCATGGACTTCGGCCGGATCACGCTCCGCGAGGACCTGGTCCTCTACCTCTTCGGCACGCCGGGCCAGGACCGCTTCTGGTTCCTCTGGGACGAGCTGGCCCAGGGTGCTCTGGGCGCGGTGGTCCTCGCGGACACCCGGCGCCTGGAGGACTGCTTCGCGGCGGTTGACTACTTCGAGCGCCGCCGGATCCCGTTCACGGTGGCCGTCAACTGCTTCGAGGGGGCGGGCAGGTTCCCCGCACAGACCGTGCGGGCCGCGCTCGACCTCGACCCCGAGGTCCCGGTGCTGCTGTGCGACGCACGGGACCGCGCGTCAGTCCGTGACGTCCTGGTCGCGGTGGTCGAGCACGCCCTGGAGCGCGCGGCCCGGGACCGCCCGCCCGTCGCCACCTGA